One genomic segment of Vibrio fluvialis includes these proteins:
- the speG gene encoding spermidine N1-acetyltransferase, protein MKNQLSLRALERGDLRFIHNLNNNRNIMSYWFEEPYESFDELEELYNKHIHDNAERRFVVENDDKELVGLVELIEINYIHRSAEFQIIITPDHQGKGFARTLINKALDYSFTILNLHKIYLHVAIDNEKAVHLYESCGFVEEGHLVQEFFINGRYRDVKRMYILQNDYLSKSE, encoded by the coding sequence ATGAAAAATCAGTTAAGCCTCAGAGCTCTAGAACGCGGAGACCTGCGTTTTATTCATAATCTGAACAACAACCGCAACATCATGTCGTACTGGTTTGAAGAGCCTTATGAATCGTTTGATGAGCTGGAAGAGCTGTACAACAAGCACATTCACGACAACGCCGAACGCCGTTTTGTGGTCGAGAACGACGACAAAGAACTGGTGGGTCTGGTCGAGCTGATTGAAATCAACTACATCCACCGCAGTGCAGAATTTCAAATCATCATCACGCCGGACCATCAGGGTAAAGGTTTTGCCCGCACTCTGATCAACAAGGCGCTCGACTACTCGTTCACCATTCTCAACCTGCACAAAATTTACCTCCATGTTGCGATTGACAACGAAAAAGCGGTCCATTTGTATGAATCGTGCGGCTTTGTCGAGGAAGGTCATCTGGTGCAGGAGTTCTTCATTAACGGCCGCTATCGCGACGTGAAACGCATGTACATTCTGCAAAATGACTACCTGAGCAAAAGTGAGTAA
- the kduD gene encoding 2-dehydro-3-deoxy-D-gluconate 5-dehydrogenase KduD, with product MILDSFNLEGKVAIVTGCDTGLGQGMALGLAKAGCDIVGVNIVEPTETIAKMAETGRKFVDIRANLMVLDDIPSIIDRAVTELGRIDILVNNAGIIRRNDAIEFSEKDWDDVMNINIKSVFFMSQAVAKQFIAQGEGGKIINVASMLSYQGGIRVPSYTASKSGVMGITRLMANEWAQHNVNVNAIAPGYMATNNTAALRADEDRSKEILDRIPAGRWGTPEDLAGPVIFLASKASDYINGYTVAVDGGWLAR from the coding sequence ATGATTCTTGATTCATTTAACCTGGAAGGCAAAGTCGCTATCGTCACGGGTTGTGACACTGGTCTTGGTCAGGGTATGGCACTTGGCCTGGCTAAAGCAGGTTGTGACATCGTGGGTGTAAACATTGTTGAACCGACTGAAACTATCGCAAAAATGGCAGAAACCGGACGTAAGTTCGTTGATATCCGAGCTAACCTGATGGTTCTGGACGACATCCCATCCATCATCGACCGCGCAGTGACTGAGCTGGGCCGCATCGATATTCTGGTCAACAACGCTGGCATCATCCGTCGTAATGACGCGATTGAATTCAGCGAAAAAGACTGGGATGACGTGATGAACATCAACATCAAGTCCGTCTTCTTCATGTCTCAAGCGGTGGCGAAACAGTTCATTGCACAAGGTGAAGGCGGCAAGATCATCAACGTAGCGTCCATGCTGTCTTATCAGGGTGGTATCCGCGTACCGTCTTACACCGCATCAAAGAGCGGCGTCATGGGCATCACTCGCCTGATGGCCAACGAGTGGGCGCAACACAACGTCAACGTGAACGCAATTGCACCGGGCTACATGGCAACCAACAACACTGCTGCGCTGCGTGCTGATGAAGATCGCAGCAAAGAGATTCTGGATCGCATCCCGGCGGGTCGTTGGGGTACACCGGAAGATCTGGCAGGCCCAGTGATCTTCCTGGCGTCGAAAGCATCAGACTACATCAACGGTTACACCGTAGCGGTTGATGGCGGCTGGTTAGCCCGTTAA
- a CDS encoding Rho-binding antiterminator, with product MISCSQYDYIEIACLYRLPVALTLQDGSVIQGTAKDTGRNAARQECIIVEDNSREHWIETTALVRMQALSDNPHFSDIHFQQQ from the coding sequence ATGATTTCCTGCAGCCAGTATGACTACATCGAGATTGCCTGCCTCTACCGTTTGCCCGTAGCACTGACACTGCAAGACGGTTCGGTCATTCAGGGCACAGCCAAAGACACCGGGCGCAATGCGGCGCGTCAGGAGTGCATTATTGTTGAGGACAACAGCCGCGAGCATTGGATTGAAACCACTGCGCTCGTTCGCATGCAGGCACTGAGCGACAATCCGCACTTCAGCGATATTCACTTTCAGCAACAGTAA
- a CDS encoding YgjV family protein, whose translation MIADLSLAQALGFVSFGLGISTFYQKNDRRLKIVMFVFNLNHLLHFILLGSAVSALSAALSAMRTASSIYTSSKYVAAIFLLAGAGLGLYIADHWWDLWPVIGTMIGTFAIFMLRGIQMRIAFLIGACCWLTNNILVGSIGGTLLELTVITVNSLTIFRMLREQKRALASQAL comes from the coding sequence ATGATTGCAGATTTATCACTGGCTCAGGCATTAGGGTTTGTCAGCTTTGGTTTAGGAATCTCCACTTTCTACCAGAAAAACGACAGGCGGCTGAAGATCGTAATGTTCGTCTTCAATCTCAATCATCTTCTCCACTTTATTTTGCTTGGTTCGGCAGTCTCAGCGCTCAGCGCTGCCCTGTCGGCCATGCGCACAGCCAGTTCCATCTACACCTCGTCGAAATATGTTGCGGCGATATTCCTGCTCGCCGGAGCGGGATTAGGCCTTTACATCGCCGACCATTGGTGGGATCTGTGGCCAGTGATTGGCACCATGATTGGTACATTTGCTATCTTCATGTTGCGCGGCATTCAAATGCGCATTGCCTTTCTGATTGGCGCCTGCTGTTGGCTAACCAACAATATTCTGGTTGGCTCCATTGGCGGCACATTGCTGGAGCTGACTGTCATTACCGTTAACAGCCTGACCATTTTCCGTATGCTGCGCGAACAAAAACGCGCGCTGGCCAGTCAGGCACTGTAA
- the kdgR gene encoding DNA-binding transcriptional regulator KdgR: MEKSTQPEAVSSVLKVFSILQALGEQKEIGVSELSQRLMMSKATTYRFLQTMKSMGFVAQEGEADKYKLTLKLFELGAKSLEYVDLIELADKEMRYISEQTNEALHLGSLDENAIIYIHKIDSGYNLRMQSRIGRRNPLYSTAIGKVLLAERDEQFVRDTLEGVEFIKHTDRTLENVEQLLEELALVRTQHYAEDNEEQEPGLRCIAAPVYDRFGHVIAGLSMSLPTIRFDEQRMGYYVDLLQTAGRNISLQLGYNNYPA; this comes from the coding sequence ATGGAAAAGTCAACTCAACCGGAAGCGGTATCTTCGGTTCTGAAAGTCTTCAGCATTCTTCAGGCCCTGGGCGAGCAGAAAGAAATTGGTGTTTCGGAACTGTCTCAACGTCTCATGATGTCTAAAGCCACGACCTATCGTTTCCTGCAAACCATGAAATCCATGGGCTTTGTGGCTCAGGAAGGGGAAGCGGATAAATACAAACTGACCCTGAAACTGTTTGAGCTGGGCGCAAAATCCCTTGAGTACGTCGATCTGATTGAGTTAGCGGACAAAGAGATGCGTTATATCTCTGAGCAGACCAACGAAGCGTTGCACTTAGGTTCGCTGGATGAAAACGCCATCATCTACATCCACAAAATCGATTCTGGCTACAACCTGCGCATGCAGTCGCGCATTGGTCGCCGCAACCCGCTGTACAGTACCGCGATTGGTAAAGTGCTGCTGGCTGAACGCGACGAGCAGTTTGTACGCGATACTCTGGAAGGGGTGGAGTTCATCAAACACACGGATCGTACGCTGGAAAATGTTGAGCAACTGCTGGAAGAGCTGGCGCTGGTTCGCACTCAACACTATGCGGAAGACAATGAAGAACAAGAACCGGGTCTGCGCTGTATCGCTGCACCTGTCTATGACCGCTTTGGTCATGTGATTGCGGGCTTGTCGATGTCGCTGCCAACCATCCGTTTTGATGAACAACGCATGGGTTACTACGTGGACTTACTGCAAACGGCAGGTCGCAATATCTCGCTTCAGCTTGGTTATAACAATTACCCGGCTTAG
- a CDS encoding putative nucleotidyltransferase substrate binding domain-containing protein, producing the protein MGSSLTPNIYDFLIKLDPFDKLPSEIVESLANHVKVRYLAKGEKIEFSALCQERYLYIIRTGAIEQRRRDGQLRARLGEEDQFGFTFLAPLKDAEDGYQAEAIQDSLLYLVPHTDVQTVCQEHPEFANYFASHAQLRLTSAVNDAAGREEDKGLFFRRVGEIASENIAIVDVNTPIQDVAQTMCGEERSRSSCAVVMRDGEIVGVVTDRDMTRSVVATGIGIHEPISTVMTQNPQLIQADDKVIQAISIMLQYNIRCLPVVKGSEVVGLLTTSHLVHNHRTQALFLIEKIKYASSVNALAALNVEKQSIFESLVESGVSAEIQGRVMSMIMDAFTRRLLQINEELLGPPPCDYAWVVAGSHARNEVHMLSDQDSALVLAEDAKPEDMLYFTHLAMRVCNGLAACGYPLCDGKYMAASPKWCQPIQVWKEYYRKWVASPEYNKLLSISVFLEVRSIYGNSELVEELQQHLHQCIQNSQNFLPALVRDAIDTQPPLGIFNNLVLEKGGDNSNTLNIKKYALNLIIDLARIFSLAAGGSMTGTEERFRFAAQQGTMSEDSCQNIIGAYKFITQVRFQHQLQALREGKEPNNHISPDSFSSFERKHLKDAFKIISELQDVAKLRFVKG; encoded by the coding sequence GTGGGCTCATCATTAACCCCTAATATTTATGACTTTCTTATCAAGCTCGATCCGTTTGATAAGTTGCCCTCCGAGATTGTTGAATCGCTCGCGAATCACGTCAAAGTGCGCTATCTGGCAAAAGGCGAAAAAATAGAGTTCAGTGCATTGTGCCAAGAACGTTATCTCTACATCATTCGCACCGGGGCGATTGAGCAGAGAAGGCGCGACGGTCAGTTGCGTGCCCGCTTGGGAGAAGAGGACCAGTTTGGTTTTACTTTTCTCGCGCCGCTGAAAGATGCCGAAGATGGCTATCAGGCTGAAGCGATTCAGGACTCACTGCTTTATCTGGTGCCGCACACCGATGTGCAGACCGTTTGCCAGGAGCATCCGGAATTTGCCAACTACTTCGCATCCCATGCGCAGTTGCGCTTAACGTCGGCAGTCAACGATGCCGCTGGTCGTGAAGAGGACAAAGGGCTGTTTTTCCGCCGCGTCGGGGAAATTGCCAGCGAAAATATCGCGATTGTCGATGTCAACACGCCGATTCAGGATGTGGCGCAAACCATGTGTGGTGAAGAGCGCAGCCGCAGTTCGTGCGCGGTGGTGATGCGCGATGGTGAAATTGTCGGTGTGGTGACCGACCGGGACATGACCCGCAGTGTCGTGGCGACCGGTATCGGTATTCATGAGCCTATCAGTACGGTGATGACTCAAAATCCGCAACTGATTCAGGCCGATGACAAAGTGATTCAGGCCATCTCCATCATGCTGCAATACAACATTCGTTGCCTGCCGGTGGTGAAGGGGAGCGAGGTGGTCGGCTTACTGACCACGTCACATCTGGTCCACAACCATCGCACACAAGCCCTGTTTCTGATTGAGAAAATCAAATACGCCAGTTCCGTGAATGCGCTGGCGGCGCTCAATGTGGAGAAGCAGTCTATTTTTGAATCGCTGGTTGAAAGCGGCGTGAGCGCAGAAATTCAGGGACGGGTGATGTCGATGATCATGGATGCGTTTACCCGCCGCCTGTTGCAGATCAACGAGGAACTGCTTGGGCCGCCGCCGTGTGATTATGCCTGGGTCGTCGCGGGCTCGCATGCACGTAATGAAGTGCATATGTTGTCCGACCAAGACAGCGCTCTGGTATTGGCGGAGGATGCCAAGCCTGAAGATATGCTCTATTTCACCCATCTGGCGATGCGCGTATGCAACGGCTTGGCGGCGTGTGGCTATCCGCTGTGTGACGGCAAATACATGGCCGCGTCACCGAAATGGTGTCAGCCGATTCAGGTATGGAAAGAGTATTACCGCAAGTGGGTGGCCAGCCCGGAATACAATAAACTGCTCAGTATCAGTGTGTTTCTTGAGGTGCGTTCGATTTACGGCAACAGCGAACTGGTGGAAGAGCTGCAACAGCACCTGCATCAGTGTATTCAGAACAGCCAGAATTTCTTGCCGGCTCTGGTGCGCGACGCGATTGATACGCAGCCGCCGCTGGGGATTTTCAATAATCTGGTGCTGGAGAAAGGCGGCGACAACAGCAACACACTCAATATCAAAAAATATGCCCTGAACCTGATTATCGACCTGGCACGGATATTCAGTCTGGCGGCTGGCGGTTCAATGACCGGCACCGAAGAGCGTTTTCGCTTTGCGGCTCAGCAGGGCACGATGTCCGAAGACAGCTGTCAGAACATTATCGGCGCCTACAAATTCATTACTCAGGTTCGTTTTCAGCATCAGTTGCAGGCTCTGCGTGAAGGCAAAGAGCCGAACAACCATATTTCACCGGACTCTTTCAGCAGCTTTGAGCGCAAACACCTGAAAGACGCGTTTAAAATCATCAGTGAGCTACAGGACGTAGCCAAACTCAGGTTTGTAAAAGGATAA
- a CDS encoding exonuclease domain-containing protein has product MLNALKRRFGGGYHKMVKQHQLLAARRDWPTGLEHYFSQALPSPEALVYQMDMVAFDFETSGVNASQDQILSIGWVGMTMDHIDVAASEELFVRHPEFVTADSAVINHITPDVLSQGVMLDDAMDQLFNQLAGKIALVHGACIERAFVAQYMRERFGVEHFPCVWIDTLHIEKQMTYAGKKAPGTSFQLNDVRQRYALPQYTAHSAAIDALATAELFTAQMKSLFKNHPPKLSKLIAP; this is encoded by the coding sequence ATGCTTAATGCATTGAAACGCCGCTTTGGCGGCGGCTACCACAAGATGGTGAAACAGCATCAGCTATTGGCCGCCCGCCGCGATTGGCCAACAGGGCTTGAACACTATTTCAGTCAGGCACTGCCAAGCCCGGAAGCCTTGGTGTATCAGATGGATATGGTGGCGTTTGATTTTGAAACGTCAGGAGTCAACGCCAGTCAGGATCAGATCCTGAGCATTGGCTGGGTGGGAATGACGATGGATCACATCGATGTCGCCGCCAGTGAAGAGCTGTTCGTTCGTCATCCCGAGTTTGTGACGGCGGACTCTGCGGTCATCAATCACATCACTCCCGATGTGTTGTCACAGGGCGTCATGCTGGATGACGCAATGGATCAGTTGTTCAATCAGCTGGCCGGAAAAATCGCACTGGTGCACGGCGCCTGCATTGAACGGGCGTTTGTGGCGCAGTACATGCGCGAGCGCTTCGGTGTCGAGCATTTTCCTTGCGTGTGGATAGACACGCTGCACATCGAAAAGCAGATGACCTACGCCGGTAAAAAAGCGCCGGGCACCAGCTTTCAGCTCAATGATGTACGCCAGCGCTACGCCCTGCCACAATACACCGCGCACTCTGCCGCGATTGATGCCCTTGCCACGGCCGAACTCTTTACCGCGCAAATGAAATCGCTGTTTAAGAACCATCCGCCGAAGCTGTCTAAGCTGATCGCGCCCTGA
- a CDS encoding 2OG-Fe(II) oxygenase yields MALDALLDAIAEQGWFIWDDFLTAEQVQSLRDCAPENWKRARIGRNDDLQRETTIRSDKIQWLSQNMAQPVQDYLERMEQIRQAVNRDFFLGLFEYEAHFAKYEQGDFYKKHLDAFRGQENRKLTTVFYMNEAWQPADGGELKIYDLDDQLIDTVAPVAGRLVVFLSEKFPHEVLPTHADRVSIAGWFRTNGVTANKLDIAN; encoded by the coding sequence ATGGCTTTAGACGCGTTATTAGACGCCATCGCCGAACAGGGATGGTTTATTTGGGATGACTTCCTGACCGCAGAGCAGGTACAGTCTCTCAGAGATTGTGCTCCGGAAAACTGGAAGCGCGCTCGCATTGGCCGCAATGACGATTTGCAGCGGGAAACGACGATTCGCAGCGACAAGATTCAGTGGCTCAGCCAGAATATGGCACAGCCGGTTCAGGATTATCTTGAGCGCATGGAGCAGATTCGTCAGGCCGTTAACCGGGACTTTTTCCTTGGGCTATTCGAGTACGAGGCGCATTTCGCTAAGTATGAGCAGGGCGACTTTTATAAGAAGCATCTTGATGCGTTTCGCGGGCAGGAAAACCGTAAGCTGACGACGGTGTTCTACATGAACGAAGCGTGGCAACCCGCTGATGGCGGTGAGCTGAAAATCTACGATCTTGACGATCAATTGATTGATACTGTCGCTCCGGTTGCCGGGCGCTTAGTGGTGTTTTTGTCAGAGAAATTTCCCCACGAAGTCCTGCCGACGCACGCGGATCGCGTCAGTATCGCAGGTTGGTTTCGTACCAACGGCGTGACGGCGAATAAGCTCGATATCGCCAACTGA